One region of Jatrophihabitans cynanchi genomic DNA includes:
- a CDS encoding type VII secretion protein EccE produces the protein MPLPTRVQLVLLETAAAALVAGIAARGAWLWIGAVAAAALLALAAVPVHRRWLYQLALSWLSMLRRRQAVRGPGLQSLFGGYQIVTVPPGSQGTPFGAVRSGTTWALPLELALDGVCNDDAPVSVQQLAALLRVEDVPLASVRLLTVYSPARTAAGAPAGPVPAPARVTMRYCVLTVDSVLAAAAVADRGGTEAALQQILRRCALRCEQVLAAAGVRVRRLDERGVSALFSTCLGPAELRPDNSLPPTAERWSDITVGGTWSTSFVVSGSGDAPDALARVAAAAPAAVAVSTLLLQRLGPREELVATLLLRLSGPGAAPDAAALAAVLPRAQSVGLLMQRLDGEQGRLLRASTPAGVGTWQA, from the coding sequence GTGCCGCTGCCGACCCGGGTGCAGCTCGTCCTGCTCGAGACGGCCGCGGCCGCGCTGGTTGCCGGTATCGCCGCCCGCGGAGCCTGGCTGTGGATCGGCGCCGTGGCGGCGGCCGCCCTGCTCGCGCTGGCCGCGGTGCCTGTGCACCGGCGCTGGCTGTACCAGCTCGCGCTGTCGTGGCTCTCGATGCTGCGCCGGCGGCAGGCCGTGCGCGGGCCGGGGCTGCAGTCGCTGTTCGGCGGCTACCAGATCGTGACCGTCCCGCCGGGCAGCCAGGGGACCCCGTTCGGCGCGGTGCGTTCGGGCACGACCTGGGCGCTGCCGCTGGAGCTCGCCCTCGACGGCGTGTGCAACGACGACGCGCCCGTGTCGGTCCAGCAGCTCGCGGCGTTGCTGCGCGTCGAGGACGTACCGCTGGCCAGCGTCCGGCTGCTGACCGTGTACTCGCCGGCCCGCACTGCCGCCGGGGCGCCGGCCGGGCCGGTGCCCGCACCGGCCCGGGTCACGATGCGCTACTGCGTGCTCACCGTGGACAGCGTGCTGGCCGCGGCCGCGGTGGCCGACCGGGGCGGCACCGAGGCCGCACTGCAGCAGATCCTGCGCCGGTGCGCGCTGCGCTGCGAGCAGGTCCTGGCCGCCGCCGGCGTGCGGGTGCGGCGGCTGGACGAGCGCGGGGTCAGCGCCCTGTTCAGCACCTGCCTCGGGCCCGCCGAACTGCGTCCGGACAACTCGCTGCCGCCGACCGCCGAGCGATGGAGCGACATCACCGTGGGCGGAACCTGGTCGACCTCGTTCGTGGTCAGCGGCAGCGGAGACGCACCCGACGCCCTCGCCCGGGTCGCCGCTGCCGCACCCGCCGCGGTGGCGGTGAGCACCCTGCTGTTGCAGCGGCTCGGCCCGCGTGAGGAGCTGGTGGCCACCTTGCTGCTGCGCCTGTCCGGTCCGGGCGCGGCACCGGACGCGGCCGCCCTGGCAGCCGTGCTGCCCCGGGCGCAGTCGGTCGGGCTGCTGATGCAACGACTGGACGGCGAGCAGGGCCGACTGCTGCGTGCCAGCACCCCGGCCGGCGTCGGGACGTGGCAGGCATGA
- a CDS encoding WXG100 family type VII secretion target, whose product MAQYTTSQEAMAQGAVKVDDAATQIQGHISNLRAEVETMLGGWRGQAAGAFVQVHDAFEQQANKINNALRQMHDALLATHRTYGTQESDQTQSLTGLAGQINA is encoded by the coding sequence GTGGCTCAGTACACGACCAGTCAGGAGGCCATGGCGCAGGGTGCCGTCAAGGTCGACGACGCCGCCACCCAGATCCAGGGCCACATCAGCAACCTGCGCGCCGAGGTGGAGACCATGCTCGGCGGCTGGCGCGGCCAAGCCGCCGGCGCCTTCGTCCAGGTCCACGACGCCTTCGAACAACAAGCCAACAAGATCAACAACGCGTTGCGGCAGATGCACGACGCCCTGCTGGCCACCCACCGCACCTACGGCACCCAGGAAAGCGACCAAACCCAATCCCTGACCGGCCTCGCCGGCCAGATCAACGCCTGA
- the eccB gene encoding type VII secretion protein EccB, translating to MQTRRDQLQAYRFLTRRALAALVTGEPNAVEPPMRRLTLTTVSGIMIAAVVAAGFAFVGLVHPSVGDKWRKQGAIIVERETGARYVLLKNVLHPVLNYSSAVLAVSGSGGANADVVLVDRAELNGTTRGPAIGIAGIPDSLPSAANLVSSPWTACSRQQADAQGSITARVSLYAGSDPARAAIGKDAGVIARTPSGDTYLLWHGTRMKVGSDEVLVALGLKTAPVLTVGTSFLNAVPAAAPLQPPHLTGLGAPGPQLSGRPLRVGQILQVGTSEQFFVALQHGFAPVDFVQAHLLEALPMPEGGFLRPLPITEDVALGLTGAAAPAPDVDDLQRQFTGLPDSVPAIDPGPSQGGGLCAVYRHAESPTLQVPPSRLTDALNGPVTDTEQSQRGLADEVVLAPGHAAVVSPGSSAGTVFVVADPGKKYAAASIDALAGFGYGAVRASTLPAGLLGMIPLGPALDAEAARRPVSG from the coding sequence GTGCAGACCAGGCGGGACCAGCTGCAGGCATACCGGTTCCTGACCCGGCGTGCCCTCGCCGCACTGGTCACCGGAGAGCCGAACGCCGTCGAGCCGCCCATGCGCCGGCTGACGCTCACCACGGTCTCCGGGATCATGATCGCCGCCGTGGTCGCCGCCGGGTTCGCGTTCGTCGGCCTGGTCCACCCGAGCGTCGGAGACAAGTGGCGCAAGCAGGGCGCGATCATCGTCGAGCGCGAGACCGGGGCGCGGTACGTCCTGCTCAAGAACGTCCTGCATCCGGTGCTCAACTACTCCTCGGCGGTGCTCGCGGTGAGCGGCTCGGGCGGGGCGAACGCCGACGTGGTCCTGGTCGACCGCGCGGAGCTGAACGGCACCACGCGAGGCCCGGCTATCGGCATCGCCGGAATCCCGGACTCGCTGCCGTCGGCGGCCAACCTGGTCAGCTCGCCGTGGACGGCCTGCTCGCGCCAGCAGGCGGACGCCCAGGGCTCGATCACCGCCCGGGTCAGCCTGTACGCCGGCAGCGACCCGGCGCGGGCGGCGATCGGCAAGGACGCCGGGGTCATCGCCCGCACGCCGAGCGGCGACACCTACCTGTTGTGGCACGGCACCCGGATGAAGGTCGGCTCGGACGAGGTGCTGGTGGCGCTCGGCCTGAAGACCGCGCCGGTGCTCACCGTCGGGACGTCGTTCCTGAACGCGGTTCCAGCGGCCGCGCCGTTGCAACCGCCACACCTGACCGGACTCGGCGCGCCCGGTCCGCAGCTCAGCGGACGGCCGCTGCGGGTCGGGCAGATCCTGCAGGTGGGCACGAGCGAACAGTTCTTCGTCGCACTGCAGCACGGCTTCGCCCCGGTCGACTTCGTCCAGGCGCATCTGCTGGAGGCGCTGCCGATGCCCGAGGGCGGCTTCCTGCGCCCGCTGCCGATCACCGAGGACGTCGCGCTGGGCCTGACCGGTGCGGCGGCGCCCGCGCCGGACGTCGACGACCTGCAGCGGCAGTTCACCGGGTTGCCCGACTCGGTGCCGGCGATCGACCCCGGACCGAGTCAGGGCGGTGGCCTGTGTGCGGTCTACCGGCACGCCGAGAGCCCGACCCTGCAGGTACCTCCGAGCCGGCTGACCGACGCGCTGAACGGGCCGGTCACCGACACCGAGCAGTCCCAGCGCGGGCTGGCCGACGAGGTCGTACTGGCACCCGGCCACGCGGCGGTGGTGAGCCCGGGCTCGAGCGCCGGCACCGTGTTCGTCGTCGCCGATCCGGGCAAGAAGTACGCCGCCGCCTCCATCGACGCCCTCGCCGGCTTCGGGTACGGCGCGGTCAGGGCGAGCACGCTGCCGGCCGGGTTGCTGGGCATGATCCCGCTCGGGCCGGCCCTCGACGCCGAGGCAGCGCGCCGCCCGGTGTCCGGTTGA
- a CDS encoding S8 family peptidase, translating into MTLRFARAAGSPRRRASVSAAGSALVLVALCAPPAVAGVPAALPPAAVSPSQVQAQQWWLDKLNVRKAWTISKGKGVTVAVLDGGVDASFGDLRGAVVPGFVPGGSGDGRKDTDASYHGTLMADDIAGRGTGFGLLGIAPEAKIMPVVVPNDNNIEATTILALDHLTAMAHPPQVVNMSYGWEAPCSAEMRQSVARATAKGMILVASAGNKGEQGNPPSAPASCPGVVAVGAVDQSIQPWSGSTRAGYVALAAPGVHIIGYDTSASTHYGYADGTSDSAAIVSGMFALLRSHFPKASSRDLVTRALYITYSLDGSKHQRNPEVGFGVVLPYDALTRAVPAGAANPVYDAITTTPSTPPVPATSASAPTSAPPGTGSSSAPPGADAGSNSSNTGLIIGIVVAVVVAAGLFVLLLLRSRRPARR; encoded by the coding sequence GTGACGCTGCGGTTCGCGCGCGCCGCCGGTAGCCCCCGGCGGCGCGCGAGCGTGTCGGCGGCCGGGTCGGCCCTTGTGCTGGTCGCCCTTTGCGCACCACCCGCGGTGGCGGGGGTGCCCGCGGCGCTGCCGCCGGCTGCCGTGTCGCCGAGCCAGGTCCAGGCCCAGCAGTGGTGGTTGGACAAGCTGAACGTCCGCAAGGCATGGACGATCAGCAAGGGCAAGGGCGTCACCGTCGCCGTGCTGGACGGCGGCGTCGACGCCTCGTTCGGCGACCTGCGCGGCGCGGTCGTGCCCGGCTTCGTGCCCGGAGGCAGCGGCGACGGCCGCAAGGACACCGACGCCAGCTATCACGGCACCCTGATGGCCGACGACATCGCCGGCCGCGGCACCGGGTTCGGGCTGCTCGGCATCGCCCCCGAGGCGAAGATCATGCCGGTCGTCGTCCCGAACGACAACAACATCGAGGCCACGACGATCCTCGCCCTCGATCACCTGACGGCAATGGCGCACCCGCCCCAGGTCGTGAACATGTCCTACGGCTGGGAGGCACCCTGCTCGGCCGAGATGCGGCAGAGCGTCGCGCGGGCGACGGCGAAGGGCATGATCCTGGTGGCGTCGGCCGGCAACAAGGGCGAGCAGGGCAATCCGCCGTCAGCTCCGGCCTCGTGCCCCGGCGTCGTGGCGGTCGGCGCGGTCGATCAGAGCATCCAGCCGTGGTCGGGCAGTACCCGCGCCGGCTATGTCGCGCTCGCGGCGCCCGGCGTGCACATCATCGGCTATGACACCTCGGCCTCGACGCACTACGGCTACGCCGACGGCACCAGCGACTCCGCGGCGATCGTTTCCGGGATGTTCGCGTTGCTGCGCTCGCACTTTCCGAAGGCGAGTTCCCGCGACCTGGTGACGCGTGCCCTGTACATCACCTACTCCCTCGACGGCAGCAAGCACCAGCGCAACCCTGAGGTCGGTTTCGGCGTGGTGCTGCCGTACGACGCGCTGACCCGCGCCGTCCCGGCCGGCGCGGCGAACCCGGTCTACGACGCGATCACGACGACGCCGAGCACGCCGCCGGTTCCGGCCACGTCGGCATCGGCACCGACCTCCGCGCCACCCGGCACCGGTTCCAGCAGCGCGCCGCCGGGCGCCGACGCCGGCAGCAACAGCAGCAACACCGGGTTGATCATCGGCATCGTCGTCGCGGTCGTCGTGGCCGCCGGGCTGTTCGTCCTGCTGCTGCTCCGGAGCAGACGACCCGCCCGGCGATGA
- a CDS encoding WXG100 family type VII secretion target, protein MGEIHVQFESLQTGAQGIHNNYAKLTATLEQLESDLQPMIATWSGAAQESYLACKKQWDDAALALSQVLNNIGQAVNQAHDNYTAAENAARNNWS, encoded by the coding sequence ATGGGTGAGATCCACGTCCAGTTCGAATCCCTGCAGACCGGCGCGCAGGGCATCCACAACAACTACGCCAAACTCACAGCCACCCTCGAACAACTCGAATCAGACCTGCAACCGATGATCGCCACCTGGAGCGGCGCAGCCCAAGAGTCCTACCTGGCCTGCAAGAAACAATGGGACGACGCCGCCCTGGCCCTGTCCCAAGTCCTGAACAACATCGGCCAAGCCGTCAACCAAGCCCACGACAACTACACCGCAGCCGAGAACGCCGCCCGCAACAACTGGTCCTGA
- the eccD gene encoding type VII secretion integral membrane protein EccD, giving the protein MSASVVSNTCRITVLSSEFRADLAVPVHIPVAELLATLVSSLGRQVADEGAANGGWILQRAAEPALEASATLAASGIRDGDVLHLRTRATQLPEIAFDDVLDAVATGVLTRTVRWRAEHTANAVAAFASAMLLIALVNIVVSGPGWAAPAVTAGVGAALLLGTAIALGRAYHRRVPALATATAAVAYAAAAGAMAVGGEHRLWQFGSTEALLGACAALLVAVIALLTLGAGVCGLVAAVTAAILAGIGTAIDVASSLGPAGTAALVAGIALAVSPALPMLSFRLSRLPLPSIPADAADLRRDDSSVDATRILRQATLADQFLSGLIGGVSLAIAGAALLLAVGDGSARALAAVLGVICLLRARLFTGRGQRAWLLSCGGVALAVVVIARAADLAPTTRLLAIAVPVAVLAIILFALAVVLPGRRYTPPWSRAADVLESVLVLSVIPLALAVMGVYGTIRHNVG; this is encoded by the coding sequence TTGTCCGCCAGCGTCGTCTCGAACACCTGCCGGATCACCGTGCTGTCCTCCGAGTTCCGCGCCGATCTGGCCGTCCCGGTACACATCCCGGTCGCCGAACTGCTGGCGACGTTGGTGTCCAGCCTCGGCCGCCAGGTCGCCGATGAGGGCGCGGCCAACGGCGGCTGGATCCTGCAGCGGGCGGCCGAGCCGGCACTCGAGGCGTCGGCCACGCTCGCCGCCAGCGGCATCCGCGACGGTGACGTGCTGCACCTGCGCACCCGCGCGACGCAGCTACCGGAGATCGCGTTCGACGACGTGCTGGATGCGGTTGCGACCGGCGTGCTGACGCGCACCGTGCGCTGGCGGGCCGAGCACACCGCGAACGCGGTGGCCGCCTTCGCCTCGGCGATGCTGCTCATCGCGCTGGTGAACATCGTGGTCAGCGGTCCGGGCTGGGCCGCGCCGGCCGTCACCGCGGGAGTGGGGGCGGCGCTGCTGCTCGGCACCGCGATCGCGCTCGGCCGCGCGTACCACCGGCGGGTGCCGGCGTTGGCCACCGCGACGGCCGCGGTCGCCTACGCCGCAGCGGCCGGAGCGATGGCGGTCGGCGGCGAGCACCGGCTCTGGCAGTTCGGCAGCACCGAGGCGCTGCTGGGCGCCTGCGCGGCGCTGCTCGTCGCGGTGATCGCGCTGCTCACCCTCGGCGCGGGCGTCTGCGGCCTGGTCGCGGCTGTCACGGCCGCGATACTGGCCGGCATCGGCACCGCGATCGACGTCGCCAGCTCACTGGGGCCGGCCGGCACGGCCGCGCTGGTCGCCGGGATCGCCCTGGCCGTTTCACCGGCCCTGCCGATGCTCTCGTTCCGGCTGTCCCGGCTGCCGCTGCCGTCGATCCCTGCCGACGCTGCCGACCTGCGGCGCGACGACAGTTCGGTCGACGCGACCCGGATCCTGCGCCAGGCCACCCTGGCCGACCAGTTCCTGAGCGGGCTCATCGGCGGGGTGTCGCTGGCGATAGCCGGCGCGGCCCTGCTGCTGGCCGTCGGTGACGGCAGCGCCCGCGCCCTCGCCGCGGTGCTCGGCGTCATCTGCCTGCTCCGCGCGCGGCTGTTCACCGGACGCGGCCAGCGCGCCTGGCTACTCAGCTGCGGCGGCGTCGCGCTCGCCGTGGTCGTGATCGCCCGGGCCGCCGATCTCGCGCCGACCACCCGGCTGCTGGCGATCGCCGTCCCGGTCGCGGTGCTCGCGATCATCCTGTTCGCGCTCGCCGTCGTGCTGCCCGGCCGGCGCTACACGCCGCCGTGGTCACGCGCGGCGGACGTGCTCGAGTCGGTCCTCGTGTTGTCGGTGATCCCGCTGGCGCTGGCGGTGATGGGCGTCTACGGGACGATCCGGCACAACGTCGGCTGA
- the eccCa gene encoding type VII secretion protein EccCa — translation MSTVLFRRPARRQPPPEPRGEVVLESPPELPETVSGGGMSQTLTYLPMLAGAGATALLVKGSGGGPVTYLASGMMGLSMVGMALGGIGRGAGEKRRRLDGDRRDYQRYLQQVRRRVRTAAEQQRASALWHHPEPSALWCVALGSRLWERRPTDGDFLAVRVGRGPQRLAVRLVTPETKPVEDLEPISAVSLRRFVRAHGTVADLPAAIAFPAFGRIGLLGRPDRTRAHARAMLGQIAAFHSPDDVVIAVCASAVAMPEWNWVKWLPHALSANAYDAVGQVRLVSDNMLDIESAFGDTLTSRPRFGLGGAVDGPHIVVVVDGGHVPSEAQLAGALVQGVTVLEISPTPRLEPGPGVLPIVVTEPSMTLLRRDERGAEQRVALGVPDVLSVVEAEALARRMTPLRMSAATSEPTDALAVDLSLPDLLRLGDPWAVDPATTWRVRAPRDRLRVPIGVGATGQPVELDIKESAQGGMGPHGLVIGATGSGKSELLRTLVLGLALTHSPDTLNLVLVDFKGGATFASMDVLPHTSAVITNLEDELILVDRMKDAISGELVRRQELLRAAGNFASVKDYERAREQGAPLDPLPSLFIVVDEFSELLSAKPDFIDLFVMIGRLGRSLGVHLLLASQRLEEGKLRGLDTHLSYRVGLRTFSSMESRVVLGVPDAYELPSAPGNGYLKESTEGLVRFKAAYVSGAYTRAPSATPGGGERSRHHVLPYVLDYVSHREDPTEDADGAVPDAPPSTDTGPSRTMLDILIERIEGHGRPARQVWLPPLDVPPTIDELVPPLAPTGHGLLPGAPVPPLSAVLGLIDRPFDQRRDPHWVSLTSAHFVVVGRPQSGKSTVLRSLIASMAVTHTPEQVQFYCLDFGGGTLTGLADLPHVGSVATRLEPDRLRRTIAELSGLLTRREATFTQNRIDSMGSYRRAIASGALPGDGFGDVFLVVDGWGTIRQDHEDLEAAITQLAARGLGFGVHVVLSVQRWMELRPALRDLISTRLELRLGDPSESDFDRRIAADVPESAPGRGLIAEKLHFLSALPRIDGDPQADSLADGVANLVERVGAAWSGPAAPPVRLLPQDLPFAQLPPVGPPGALVPIGIDENTLAPVFVDFDAEPHFLCIGDVESGKSNLLRVIARGITTRWTPEQAKIITLDYRRGMLGAITTAHQIGYVMSSVAAPETIANVVAALRERLAGISVDPAAGTVPRWTGPRLFLLIDDYDLVVGSQGNPMPALTEFLPQARDIGLHVVLTRSAGGVGQGMYEPMLRGLREMGTPGVLLSGSKDEGAVLGSVKMAKLPPGRGRLVHRRFGSVLIQTAHLDGR, via the coding sequence GTGAGCACGGTGCTGTTCCGCCGTCCGGCCCGTCGCCAGCCGCCGCCCGAACCGCGTGGCGAGGTCGTCCTGGAGTCCCCGCCGGAGCTGCCGGAGACGGTCAGCGGCGGCGGGATGAGCCAGACGCTCACCTACCTGCCGATGCTCGCCGGAGCGGGTGCGACCGCATTGCTGGTCAAGGGCAGCGGCGGCGGTCCGGTCACCTACCTGGCCAGCGGCATGATGGGCCTGTCCATGGTCGGCATGGCGCTCGGCGGCATCGGCCGCGGCGCGGGCGAGAAGCGCCGCAGGCTGGACGGGGACCGGCGCGACTACCAGCGCTACCTGCAGCAGGTGCGGCGCCGGGTGCGCACGGCCGCCGAGCAGCAGCGCGCCTCGGCCCTCTGGCACCACCCCGAGCCGAGCGCCCTGTGGTGCGTCGCGCTGGGCAGCCGACTGTGGGAACGGCGGCCGACCGACGGCGACTTCCTGGCGGTCCGCGTGGGGCGCGGCCCGCAGCGGCTCGCAGTGCGGCTGGTGACGCCGGAGACGAAGCCGGTGGAGGACCTCGAACCGATCTCGGCGGTGTCGTTACGCCGCTTCGTCCGCGCCCACGGGACGGTGGCCGACCTGCCGGCCGCGATCGCGTTCCCCGCCTTCGGCCGGATCGGCCTGCTCGGGCGCCCCGACCGCACCCGCGCCCACGCCCGAGCCATGCTCGGCCAGATCGCCGCGTTCCATTCCCCGGACGACGTGGTGATCGCCGTGTGCGCCTCGGCCGTCGCGATGCCGGAGTGGAACTGGGTCAAGTGGCTGCCGCACGCGCTGAGCGCGAACGCGTACGACGCGGTGGGGCAGGTGCGCCTCGTCAGCGACAACATGCTGGACATCGAGTCGGCCTTCGGTGACACGCTGACCAGCCGGCCCCGCTTCGGTCTCGGTGGCGCGGTGGACGGACCGCACATCGTCGTGGTCGTCGACGGCGGCCACGTCCCGTCCGAGGCGCAGCTGGCGGGTGCGCTGGTACAGGGCGTGACCGTGCTCGAGATCAGCCCCACGCCGCGCCTGGAACCCGGTCCCGGCGTGCTTCCGATCGTGGTCACCGAGCCGTCGATGACCCTGCTGCGGCGCGACGAGCGCGGCGCCGAGCAGCGGGTCGCGCTGGGCGTGCCGGACGTGCTCAGCGTGGTCGAGGCCGAGGCGCTGGCGCGGCGGATGACGCCACTGCGGATGTCGGCGGCGACGTCCGAGCCGACCGATGCGCTGGCCGTCGACCTGAGCCTGCCCGACCTGCTGCGGCTGGGTGATCCGTGGGCCGTCGACCCGGCGACGACCTGGCGGGTGCGGGCGCCGCGGGACCGGCTGCGGGTGCCGATCGGCGTGGGCGCCACCGGGCAGCCCGTCGAACTGGACATCAAGGAGTCGGCGCAGGGCGGGATGGGGCCGCACGGGCTGGTGATCGGCGCGACCGGCTCGGGAAAGTCCGAGTTGCTGCGCACCCTCGTGCTCGGCCTGGCGCTCACCCACTCGCCGGACACGCTGAACCTGGTGCTGGTCGACTTCAAAGGCGGCGCGACGTTCGCGAGCATGGACGTCCTGCCGCACACGTCCGCCGTGATCACCAACCTCGAGGACGAGCTGATCCTCGTCGACCGCATGAAGGATGCGATCTCCGGTGAGCTGGTACGACGCCAGGAACTGCTGCGCGCGGCCGGCAACTTCGCCTCGGTGAAGGACTACGAGCGGGCCCGCGAGCAGGGCGCGCCGCTGGATCCGCTGCCCTCGCTGTTCATCGTGGTCGACGAGTTCAGCGAGTTGCTCTCGGCCAAGCCGGACTTCATCGACCTATTCGTCATGATCGGCCGTCTGGGCCGGTCGCTCGGTGTGCACCTGCTGCTCGCCTCGCAGCGCCTCGAGGAGGGCAAGCTACGCGGCCTGGACACGCACCTGTCGTACCGGGTCGGGCTGCGCACCTTCTCCTCCATGGAGAGCCGGGTGGTGCTGGGCGTGCCCGACGCCTACGAGTTGCCCAGCGCGCCCGGTAACGGCTACCTGAAGGAGAGCACCGAGGGGCTGGTGCGGTTCAAGGCCGCCTACGTGTCCGGCGCGTACACCCGGGCGCCGAGCGCGACGCCTGGTGGCGGCGAGCGCAGCCGGCATCACGTGCTGCCGTACGTGCTCGACTACGTGTCCCATCGCGAGGACCCCACCGAGGACGCGGACGGCGCCGTCCCGGACGCTCCGCCGAGCACCGACACCGGTCCGTCGCGGACGATGCTCGACATCCTGATCGAGCGGATCGAGGGCCACGGCCGTCCGGCGCGCCAGGTGTGGCTGCCGCCGCTGGACGTGCCGCCGACGATCGACGAGCTGGTGCCGCCGCTCGCGCCGACCGGCCACGGGCTGCTGCCCGGCGCGCCGGTGCCGCCGCTCAGCGCCGTCCTCGGCCTGATCGACCGGCCGTTCGACCAGCGTCGTGACCCGCACTGGGTGTCGCTGACCAGCGCACACTTCGTCGTCGTCGGCCGGCCGCAGAGCGGCAAGAGCACGGTGCTGCGCAGCCTGATCGCCTCGATGGCAGTGACGCACACGCCCGAGCAGGTGCAGTTCTACTGCCTGGACTTCGGCGGTGGCACCCTGACCGGCCTTGCCGACCTGCCGCACGTCGGGTCGGTCGCGACCCGGCTCGAGCCCGACCGGCTACGCCGCACGATCGCCGAGCTCAGCGGGCTGCTGACCCGGCGCGAAGCGACGTTCACGCAGAACCGGATCGACTCGATGGGCAGCTACCGGCGGGCGATCGCCTCGGGCGCGCTGCCCGGCGACGGCTTCGGCGACGTGTTCCTCGTCGTCGACGGGTGGGGGACGATCCGCCAGGACCACGAGGACCTGGAGGCCGCGATCACCCAGCTCGCGGCGCGCGGGCTCGGGTTCGGCGTGCACGTCGTGCTGTCCGTCCAGCGCTGGATGGAGTTGCGGCCGGCGCTGCGCGACCTGATCAGCACCCGGTTGGAGCTGCGCCTGGGCGACCCGTCCGAATCCGACTTCGACCGGCGCATCGCCGCCGACGTGCCGGAGAGCGCACCAGGACGCGGCCTGATCGCCGAGAAGCTGCACTTCCTGTCCGCGCTGCCGCGCATCGACGGCGACCCGCAGGCCGACAGCCTCGCCGACGGGGTGGCGAACCTGGTCGAGCGGGTCGGCGCGGCCTGGTCCGGGCCGGCCGCGCCGCCGGTGCGGCTGCTGCCGCAGGATCTGCCGTTCGCCCAGCTGCCGCCGGTCGGCCCGCCCGGCGCGCTGGTGCCGATCGGGATCGACGAGAACACCCTCGCGCCGGTGTTCGTCGACTTCGACGCCGAGCCGCACTTCCTGTGCATCGGCGACGTCGAGTCCGGCAAATCGAACCTGCTGCGGGTGATCGCACGCGGGATCACCACCCGCTGGACGCCGGAGCAGGCGAAGATCATCACACTGGACTACCGCCGCGGCATGCTCGGTGCGATCACCACGGCACACCAGATCGGTTACGTGATGAGCTCGGTCGCCGCGCCGGAGACGATCGCCAACGTGGTGGCGGCGCTGCGCGAGCGGCTGGCCGGAATCTCGGTGGACCCGGCCGCCGGGACGGTGCCGCGCTGGACCGGCCCGCGGCTGTTCCTGCTGATCGACGACTACGACCTCGTGGTGGGCAGCCAGGGCAACCCGATGCCGGCGCTCACCGAGTTCTTGCCGCAGGCGCGCGACATCGGCTTGCACGTGGTGCTGACCCGCTCGGCCGGCGGCGTGGGCCAGGGCATGTACGAGCCCATGCTGCGCGGGCTGCGCGAAATGGGGACACCCGGAGTGCTGCTGTCCGGCAGCAAGGACGAGGGCGCTGTGCTCGGTTCGGTGAAGATGGCCAAGCTGCCGCCCGGGCGCGGCCGCCTGGTGCACCGCCGGTTCGGCTCGGTGCTGATCCAGACGGCGCACCTGGACGGCAGGTAG
- a CDS encoding WXG100 family type VII secretion target: protein MSSPTKGFSVKPDQLTDVADAVKALLDDLSGNTGYVPGNLPRYREKAGKQVLEQALASFWSGEDVFATAYGYEHDGIVQTMTEMVKQLTQLESACRTTAAQYQHRDTQSKKTVTNSDPLSYNQ, encoded by the coding sequence GTGAGCTCACCCACCAAGGGTTTCAGCGTCAAGCCCGATCAGCTCACTGACGTGGCCGACGCGGTGAAGGCGCTGCTGGACGACCTGTCCGGCAACACCGGCTACGTCCCGGGCAATCTGCCGCGCTACCGGGAGAAGGCGGGCAAGCAGGTCCTCGAGCAGGCCCTCGCCAGCTTCTGGAGCGGTGAGGACGTGTTCGCCACCGCATACGGCTACGAGCACGACGGCATCGTGCAGACGATGACCGAGATGGTCAAGCAGTTGACGCAACTGGAGTCGGCCTGCCGCACCACGGCCGCGCAGTACCAGCACCGCGACACGCAGTCGAAGAAGACGGTTACGAACAGCGACCCGCTGTCGTACAACCAGTGA